From Nitrospiria bacterium, one genomic window encodes:
- a CDS encoding KamA family radical SAM protein: protein MEDWQRELQASITKPEDLARELGVDPEAIRDVMKEYRVRITPHVLKQIKEKGDAVWKQVVPEAVEGDDLLAAADPLNEDADSPVPHLVHRYPDRVLLMVTNQCPIYCRFCTRKRLVGKPGFISKGDLDRAVDYIRGHSEIRDVILSGGDPLLLTDDHLERVLRALRGIPHLEIIRIGSRVPGSLPSRITERLCAMVKKYHPIYMNLHFNHPDEITPEVKRACERLADAGVPLGSQTVLLKGVNDDPEVMKRLMQKLLACRVKPYYIYQADLTRGTNHFRTPVEDGLTILKAIQGHTSGMAVPHYVIDAPGGGGKIPLLPADYLVEINGREAVLKNYEGRVFRYPQAEPEKVSTAPQRAKGPFKILNNGGGE, encoded by the coding sequence ATGGAAGATTGGCAACGAGAGCTCCAAGCCAGCATCACCAAACCGGAAGACCTCGCCCGCGAGCTGGGCGTGGATCCGGAGGCGATCCGGGACGTCATGAAGGAATACCGCGTGCGGATCACCCCGCACGTGCTCAAGCAGATCAAGGAAAAGGGCGACGCCGTCTGGAAACAAGTCGTTCCGGAAGCGGTCGAGGGCGACGACCTCCTGGCGGCGGCCGACCCGCTCAACGAAGACGCCGACAGCCCCGTGCCCCACCTCGTCCACCGCTATCCGGACCGCGTCCTGTTGATGGTCACGAACCAATGTCCCATCTATTGCCGTTTCTGCACGCGCAAACGGCTGGTGGGCAAGCCCGGGTTCATCTCCAAGGGGGATCTTGACCGTGCGGTGGATTATATCCGCGGCCATTCGGAAATCCGGGACGTCATCCTCTCCGGAGGCGATCCGCTCCTGCTGACGGACGATCATCTCGAACGGGTCCTCAGGGCCCTTCGGGGAATCCCGCACCTGGAGATCATCCGGATCGGAAGCCGAGTTCCGGGAAGCCTCCCGTCGCGGATCACCGAAAGGCTGTGCGCGATGGTCAAGAAATATCATCCGATCTATATGAACCTGCATTTCAACCACCCGGACGAGATCACGCCGGAGGTTAAGCGGGCCTGCGAACGGCTGGCCGACGCCGGCGTCCCGCTCGGAAGCCAGACGGTTCTGCTCAAAGGCGTGAACGACGATCCGGAAGTGATGAAACGGCTGATGCAGAAGTTGCTCGCCTGCCGGGTCAAACCGTACTACATCTATCAGGCCGATCTGACCCGGGGAACGAACCATTTCCGGACGCCGGTGGAGGACGGGCTGACGATCCTCAAGGCGATCCAGGGTCACACGTCCGGCATGGCCGTGCCGCATTACGTGATCGACGCGCCGGGGGGAGGGGGCAAGATCCCGCTGCTGCCGGCCGACTACCTCGTCGAGATCAACGGCCGGGAGGCGGTTCTGAAAAACTACGAAGGCCGCGTCTTCCGGTATCCGCAGGCCGAGCCGGAGAAGGTCTCGACGGCGCCGCAGCGCGCGAAGGGGCCCTTCAAAATTCTGAACAACGGAGGCGGCGAATGA
- the dcd gene encoding dCTP deaminase, protein MIKSDRWIRKMAKEHTMISPFEEKQIREGVISFGVSSYGYDIRIADEFKIFTNINTTIVDPKNFDLRSFVDFKGPVCIIPPNSFALGMSVEYFKIPRNVMTICVGKSTYARCGIITNVTPFEPEWEGFVTLEVSNTTPLPAKIYANEGIAQVVFFESDEPCETSYADKKGKYQAQRGITVPRI, encoded by the coding sequence ATGATCAAGAGCGACCGGTGGATTCGAAAGATGGCCAAAGAACACACGATGATCTCGCCTTTCGAGGAAAAGCAGATCCGGGAGGGCGTGATCTCGTTCGGCGTCTCGTCCTACGGCTACGACATCCGGATCGCGGACGAGTTCAAGATCTTCACCAACATCAACACGACGATCGTGGACCCCAAAAACTTCGACCTGAGGTCGTTCGTCGATTTCAAGGGGCCGGTCTGCATCATCCCGCCCAATTCGTTCGCTCTGGGCATGAGCGTGGAGTATTTCAAGATCCCGCGCAACGTGATGACGATTTGCGTGGGCAAGAGCACGTACGCCCGCTGCGGCATCATCACGAACGTCACGCCGTTCGAGCCGGAATGGGAGGGGTTCGTGACGCTGGAAGTTTCCAACACCACCCCGCTGCCCGCCAAGATCTACGCCAACGAGGGCATCGCCCAGGTGGTCTTCTTCGAGAGCGACGAGCCCTGCGAGACCTCCTACGCCGACAAGAAGGGCAAATACCAGGCCCAGCGCGGAATCACCGTTCCAAGGATATAA